Within the Miscanthus floridulus cultivar M001 chromosome 2, ASM1932011v1, whole genome shotgun sequence genome, the region TTTGTTGTTCTAGTCGCTCGCGTCAACATTCGTGGTCGGTTGCCTGATAACGCTGCAAATCAAGatattgccctgttcgcttgtgttATGAGTCACTTTTTCAACGAACGAATAATAttcttctctcacaataaatcggcCACTTCTCGGTCAAGCGAACGGAGCCATAGTCTTTGCCGTAGCCATTGAGACGGCGACTCCGTAGAACCCGGTTCTCTTTGAAAGAAGCATGCGTCCGTAGCGTGTGGATTCAGTCTCTGACAACCAGGGTGGAGCTGTGAAACTGTGAAAGCTTAAAATCAAGACTATTGGTATTTCAATCTGAAAAAATCCTAGAACTGAAACAGTACCGTCCAAGGTCTTACTATAAAAAGGTCGTAAAATTAGTCTAATGAGGTAGGAACGCTGATACGACGACCTGATGTTGTCAAATAAAAAATCATCCCGCACCTAATCCAGATTCTAACAGCCTtttcgtttggtcgtatttggcttataagttatggcaagtcatggcttattagccaacgaacagtatttttctctcataacaaataaGTCAACATtactttcagtcatagcttatAAACCAAACCAGTCCAAACAAACGTGACGGGGCGCAAGATGCCAACGAGGCCATTTGTGGATGAGACCAATAGAGACAGCCAGGCAGGAGGGAGAGGGACCATATGGCAGCCAAATCCAGGATCGGTGCAGCCTCCTGATTCGGAGCACGCGACGACTGATCCGCCATATCGAGCCGAGGCAAAGCGACGAGGAGAATCCAACGGAAACCGCACGGAGCGACGCGCGTGCCCGGACCCGGCCGTCAGGCGTCATATGACGCGCCACGCCACGGCCAGACCCAGACCCTGGTTCGGAGGGGAAGGACCGGAGCTGACTGTGGCTGCACTGAACCGAGACGGCAGTAGCGGCCCACCTGCCTATTGATCCGTGCTCTCCGGTGATCTGCAGTTGCTGCTTCTTTTTATGCGTCCTGTGAGTGTAGACGACggccaggtttctcgaggcctcTCCGGTCAAACGAGTCAAACAAGCGCTAGCGTGTGTGTGAGAACCGGGGAGCACAGCTTATCATACGGAGCCTAGCAAacatcaccacctgccgcctgaTCTATACAGGTGTTCATATCCGCATTTCTTTCGCTACCATGCTGTTATGCTCGGGAATTTCTAGATCCTTTTTATTCGTCCACCAAATTCCTAGAGCTTTTTCTAATCCTCCAATGTCAAAGCACCCTGCCTTCTCAAGCAACCGAATTCGAACCCGTCGCCACTTCACCAGTGGTGTGGACTGATCTATCGTGCGACCTAACTTTTCTCGCgactccggctcctcctccttttctttgtcgTGTCCAAGGTTCTTTTCTTTCTCGTGTACACCAGCCTACAGCAACAGCAAGCCGATGGATAAGGTCCGGTGGGAAGGACATCTTCCCCCTCGCTGTCCCGGGCCAAGCTAAGCTCCACTCCACTCTACTCCCCGGGTACTACGCAGAACGAAGCGAAGAAAATGGCGAAAAGAAGCGACGCGACACGGCGACAGCAGGCGCGCATCGAGTCTTCCATTCCATGAAGCAACGCCATGGCAGCGACGCAGCTAGAGCAACAGCACTGGGAAACAAAACTAGGCAAAACAACAACAGGATTCAATGCTGACATATGTCCATCGGCACATGCAAGACATCGGAGTACTGTAGTGGACAAGGAAATCGACGCAAGTTTTTGATAGAAGTTATTCATTTCACACAAgttttcatcatcatcataagcagcaggagcaggagcagcagcatgGCCACAGCAAAAGCCAGCAAATTTTTTTGCATCCTAAAACCCCTTctagttcttcttcttcttcttcctgcccACCCTCTATAGCGCCGGATCTAACGGCTCGACCTTCGACtacgagagagaagagaggacCCTAATTAACCTGATTTTTGAGCAATATGTACAAGAGAGACGAGAGGATCCTAATTAACCATCCCCATGGATCGAACGGCTCGACCTTCGACAACGAGGACGGCGGGGACACGCGGGCGATACGGTAAGAGTCGCTTGACGAGATCGTTGCGGTTAACAAGGACGGCGAAGGAAGGATCTAGCCCAAGGAGCCCTCCTTGGCGGAGAGCCGCTTGAGGAACTCGTAGGTGGTCACCATGGTGGCCGCGGACAGCGACATGGACCCCCACCTGGGCCCGAGCCCGCGGTAGCACGCCGCCCAGCCGCCCTCCTTGAGCAGCCCGCGGACGGTGCTCGCCAGCGTGGGGCGcgccgccgcgtcggcctccATCACCTGCAGCCGCGTCTTCACGGTGTCCAGCGGCATGGTCACCAGCGCCGAGGCGGCCCCGGCCACGGCCGCGCTCGCGCCCTGCACGGCCATCAGGGAGGTGCAGCTCTCGGAGCGCTCGTGCCCGACGGCGCGCCACAGGCACCGCTGCGCCACGGCGTAGGTCGACCACCACACCGCGTTGGACGGAGCGTACGTGAGGATGGAGAGGCCGAACCCGCGGTAGAGGCCGCGGACGCCGTCCGCGAGGAGGATCTTCCGGAAGGCGTCCGCGCCGCCGCGGTAGCGGCAGGAGGCCGCGGTCTGGACCATCAGCCGCTGGCTCATGACGTCCACGGGGGTCCACACCACCTGCGCCGCGACGGCCGCGGACACGCCCGCCGCGGCGGAGGCGACGGCCGACGCGGTGGGCTCGGACACGCCCAGCCGGACGGCGGCGGAGCCCACGGAGCTCTTGGTGGCCTCGAGCGCCGCCATGTAGAGCGCGCGCGCGGGCACCGTGCCGGCCAGCGACGCACCGAACCCGCGGTAGAACCCGCGCAGGCCGTCCCGCCGGAGGATGGCGGCGGCCgtcgccgtggccgtggccgcctgcggcggcggcgccacctGCAGGTGCGTCTTGACCACCACGGCCGGGTACAGCGCCGCGGACACGCCCGAGAAGAGCGCCGCGCCCAGGACGAAGAACCGCGACTTGTCGAGCATCTCCCAGTTCACCTCGGCCGGCAGCCGCCGGATCTCCTCCGCCgctgcggccgccgccgcggcgccgctcTCCTCCTCCATGTCCACAGCACCGAAGCTCATCGTTTCCTccagtactgcttccttccaatTCAGCTCCTATACTAGCCGCAGGTACCAGCAACTATCCCCTAGCAAAACCCAACCGAACCTCGCGAGGCAGCAACTCAAGCCAGCACCATCAGATGCACCACCATCTCGGCCCTGCAGATTCTACTCCGGCCACCGAAACGACAGAAGTTCCTCCTCCGACTCCGATGAGCAGAATTGCGGAAACCCCAACCGAGGGCAGAAAAGCGGAGCGCTCCGGATCCTCGAAGCGGAAAAAGGTAGTAGTGTGAAGCAGCGCGGAGTGTGCGATTCTTCGGGATCCCGAGGGTGTAAGTGAAATATTTATACGGAAGGTTGGTGGCGTGACCACACGTCCACACCCGCACTGCCTTATCGGGAGCGAGATGCCCAGGCGTGGACCGGCACGTGCCCGCGGAGGTGCGTGTCTGGGCTTATCGGTTACTGTTGCACGAGGGGCCCGGTGCGACCGGAGATCGCCGGTGGGAACGGTGGGCGTCGCCCATTGGCTGGATCTCGCGGGAGGGACGACGATTTTTAGGTAGCGTTTGCCGGTCCTGTGTTGATGGGATGGGACGGGACGggatgactttttttttttttatgagGGACTGCATCGATCCATTTTGTGTTTGATTTAGAGATATAAAATGTGGGATGAGCTATCGATAAGTTAGatttatttataaatttttttttttctttctcttctcctTATCTCTTTCTCTTGACGCTCGCCCCGTGCCTCTTCCGTCCTCCGCCCCGAGCTTGGTCGCCCACCGCCATGGGCCTCCTCTGCCCTGAGCTCGACAGTGAGCCACTGAGCGCTTCCTCCATCGGCGAGCTTGTGTGGCGGCAGATTGGAGCAGAGTGGGGGCCGGCGcgagcgcgtgcggcggcgggcCAGAGCGAAGCTCGTACGACGGCGGGCTGGAGCGGAGCTCGGCCACGCGTGCGGGGCCAGATAGGAGCTGGGGTCGGGGCGAGCTCGTGCGGCGGATCGATCTCGTCCACAGGTAGGTGCTATCCTTCCTCGTTCGCGACGGCAACAGAGCACTCGTCGGCGACCCCGTCCGTGACCGGTGACCaacgctcctcctcctcttcttcgtacTGAGCCGCTCATCCCACCTGGGTCGCCCCCGTCCGTGGAAAATTTGGGGACGGGGTCATCCCGCATCTCACGATATATTCGCACGAGGGACATCCTCACTCCTGCTCGCCCCTCAACCAAACGTTGCTCGTCCCAGGTTCGTCCCATCCCATGCCACCTTGTCCCTCCAACCAAATGCTCGGGTTGGAGTGTTGCGCACACAGAGACAGACGAACCTCGCCCACAATAAAACGAAATCAATGCTAGGGGAGATGGGTCGCCGACACGCCGGCCCAGGCATTTCCGTGCGGCCACCTGTTCGTTTGCTCTCATTTGTCTTATAGTGTGTGAAGAGCATATCTAACAACTCATCACTTCGAGCGTTCCTTTTCTGTTGAATCCGTGACCTCGGCATCAAGCTTGTGCACTTCTGAATTTGCGCACTATACGTACTCTAATCTAGCTGCTTCCAAcgataagctatggctgaaagtaccgttggctaatttgtcgtgaaagaaaaatattgtttgttggttGAAAAATTACGGCTTATAAGCTAAGGgtatgttcgtttgaacttattagccggcttatcagctagaatctacaatattttttATCACAATAAAACAATTTAAATCAGTTTATTAGCCGACTTTAATAACAGCCCACGAGCCCTAACCGAACAGGCGCTTCCTCCACGGCTCCCCACGGTGGGCCCTCCTCACCGGGGCATGTATTGTACGTACCTGTTGGGTCAGCACTCAGCAGCTTTGTTCCGATCTGGGTGCAGGTGCAGGCGTGAGAGGGACGCGCTGCGGTTCGTTGGGCGCCCGTAGAGTTGGAGGATCCATGGGCTACGCGCCGATCTGGTGGGCGGGACGGGGGTGGGCCCAACGTGGCCGGCCGTTGGATTCTCGAGGGGCCACGCGCGCCGCGGCCGGCCTTGTGGGCAGGGACGGCCGCCGAGCCCTTGGGCAGGTGCCAGTTGGGCTCCACGGGACGCGCCTGTCGCAGACCAATGACGTTCTACTACGGTTTCGTCGTCGCTTGGCAGGATCCTTTCCTTCCCCCGACCCCCCTCCAATCTATGGCTCGAAATCTCTCTGTAGTCCTAAAAAAAGAATCTCTATGTAGTGTACTGCCTCCTACCATATTATTTGTCATTTTAATTTTGGATGCGGAATTAAGAGGAATAAAAAAAAAATGTATGGTGCATAGACAACAAGAATGAGAGATGATAAAAATAAAGACTGTATTAGAGCAATGCCAATAATATAGCAAAGTGTTTGAATATAATTAAGTTATAAAAGAGCCCGAATTATATGATAGTTGTCTTCTATTTGCCTACAAAAAGCTGTTATTATTATTATGCTGGTACAATGTCTCGTGTTCTCTTTCGTACCTCCTCAGAAGCACTTGCTATCTGAGTCCACCACTACACAGACTTTCAGTGTCTAGTTTGGCTGCTTGTATGAGAGCCAAAGCTCTCCTCTATTCTCTCCTCCATTACTCCACATTAGCAAAAACATTGAGTAGCTTGGCTATAATCATTAGAGAGCTCTAATAGGTGTACTAAGAAGGTGCAAGTAGAAGAGGTGCAATACGTTGGAGCAAAGGTGCCAGCTTCGAATCTAAGCATTTGTAGCTTATTTAGGCATCCGATCCAAAAGAATGGACAATTGGCCTGGCTATTGGAAGGATGAGAAGTGGGTGGAAGAAAGTTGTTTGTCATAATAATGTTTTATCATTCAATGGGACCATACTAGCAGCATGATATGAAGTTATATATTTGAGCAAATTTTGTTAGTATGTAAtttgatgacatggctttctttATATCTTGCTATGAGAATAAACGATAATAAAGCTGTTCTTATTGTACATTCTTATAGATCAGTTTCAATGAGGAGTTTAGTGGCAGTTTCTAGTACCTAGTGCGTGCTACGAGCACATAGATTTTGGCTGAAGAAGGCGGCTGAGTGTCCCAATGCTCAGAACCAAGCCGGAAACGAGAGGAGGTAAACCGTTGTCTCATCTTCAATTATGTAAATATATAGTACATAATTGAGCACTCGAGAGCACCCAAAATTTACTAGTTACATACTGCTGATTCTACAAATCGAGTGGTCAAGGTCTGGAGATTATAACTTAATAAACGACTAAATAACATAGCAACTACATAACTGAAGGCCCTTTTTCAACGTACGAGCAAGTTAGCACTCTCTGTgtcctttttaaatatgctatgGTATTCGTGTTGGTCAACCTTTTAAAGCTTAACtattttttagaaaatattagcatcatttgtatctttaaataagATTATTAAAATAGATTTAATGATCTGTCAAACGATAATAATCTCTATATATGATTCATGCACCAAAAGCGGGCACCCGATAGTGCCTCGTAACCCGCTAACCCGACAGCCGTTCGATCGACCCGTCACGCAACAATGACCGTCCGATGCGGGTCTGATCGGGCCTCTAACCCATCAACCTGCAAACCTGGTCACCCACGAATCGTCGTGAACCCGGGCCGATGCTGACCGCTTCATTTGGCTCCTGCCGATgccgccgccatccacatccCCGCGctgcgcctccaccgccgccgccggtcccGTCACTGCCGAGCGTCGTCCCAGTCCCAGGCCGCACCGCCTCGGAGAGAGTCCCACCGTCGTCCTCTTCCCGCAGGCCCAGGCAGGTCCGTTCCTCTGCCACGGCCGCCACCCCCCGTCCCAGCCGCCGCCCAGGCCGCGCTGCCGAGCGTCAGCCCCTCCCCCACCGAGGCCACGCCACCGCCGCGCTCGCTACGAGGGGCACCGCACCGGCCCCGGCCCCTCCCAGCCCGGAGCAGTTTCCGGCCGAGCGCCGCCTCTGAGGCATCTTCCATGGTGGGGAGCACGATCAGATGGGAGGAAGGCCTGACAACTACAGATCTGGTGGGATCGGATTGGGGCTATAATTCCTCAATAAGGACTGGCTCCTCAATCATTGCACGCACGTCCCGACCGCCTGCCGCCGAGCTCTGTAGTTCACCTGCCGCCATCGGTCATCGAcccagcacgcaaccaatcgcaCAACTTGAGGCAGCAATGATAGAGGCGAAGCGCGGGATGACGCCCAACCTGAGTCCATGTAGGTGCCGCGCTCCACGCCTTTGTCGCCAAGAATCTCGTCAACTCCTACGTCTACTGCAGCCGACGGAGGTACGTCCTCAGGGTGTATGATGAAATGGCCATTCGAAATGCCATGAGTTCAAAATCCTTacttgcctccatctcctccatttGCTTGAAAAGGTGGCTAACCAGCTAGCTATCGTGGCAGTGCTACCTGGACGGCGCAAGCCACCGGCAATGGTGCCTGCAACTGGCGTGGCAGACCACTTCCTCGTGTTCTTATCCTTCCACGACCCCCAATGCCGAGGACGGCAGGAAGGTCTAGGCCTTCCTTGCAAAGATGGAGAGCGCCATCAGGGACCATCTGCTCTGGGCCAACGCGGCCAACCAGGAGATCAAACACGCGCTCAAGGTGAAGCCCTGCCCCACTGATCCTTGTTTTTAAGTAAAAATGAGTTGCTATTGTTTGAAGTGCGTAATCAATTTTTTACCTGAAAATGTCCCTGTGCGAGTAGCTATCCGTGATTCTATTTTCTTTCACGCTTTTAATTTAATGGATGGTCGCAGTCTACACTTCTTTTCTTTTGTGTCTTTTGGATGATGTAGGTATTCAACTGGATAAACGTATTAGCTTATGTTTTTTTAAGTGTACATTAATTCACTGTTTGACAATATTTCTAGGGAAGTAGCATTCGGAAGTGTTCAAATAAAGATTTGATTTTTGTTCACTTTGGACTTCAACATTTGTATTTGTGTGCCTAGAATTGGAGAACCGGTGTAGAATCAATTCTCTGCTCGACAATGTTGCTCTAGTTGCAGCTGAATGCTACTAAAGTGGTGCCTGTTGGCCCCGATGAGCAAAGTCAAGCTTGCGGCTAATAAAGAGTAAGTGAACATCTTTCTGTGCTTCAGAACGTTGTGGTATTCTACTGCTGCTTGATTAATCTCTTAATTCAGCACCATACTATCCAAACTATTGTAACATAAAAAAAATTCTCTTACAGTTGTATTATTTGCTGTTAAGTGAAATCATCCAAATATGTTGAATAAACGCCAACCCATGATATGACATGGAATCATGGTAGCGACTGTTTTAATTGTGTCAAATGTTGTATGGTTTACTGCTTGGTACTGCATTTCAACCCTGCTTTCTGTGACTAGACTAGATAAAAAAAACTCTTCCTTAACCTTTCATTGCTAACAGGCAACACAATCAGCTGTGGGTCACAACAACCGCATCAACTGGCTATTAGATTTGTTTAATGCCATTTCTATTCTTTGTCTGGTACTTATCCATATCATGCTCAGGGTGTCTGCCTCAAGCCCTCAACGGAACAACGCCACCTCAAATTGCGTGCGATCCTCAGGAGTGGGGAAAGAAATCATTTCCATTTTTCTCTGAATACTTGTTTCCTAAAAAAACTCTGAAGCTTCCTTGCTTTGATCTTTTTTGCGTGTGTTTTAGAGaggttctttctttcttttgtgcCGTGGTCGTTGGCTAATTGATTTCCATTCTACGTAGGTTAGCTAGAACAGGATGCGAGCAAAATGTGTTGGAGATTAATTGTTGTTTTGTGGATTTTAGTGCGCTGATtctgttttagtttttttttgcaTGTGGATTTCATCCCCATATCCTAATTTAGGTATTTGATATTTCTTCTATTTGATGGATTTTCCATGCCCTACTTGCTTGTAGCAGGCAATTGTTGATGATTGGTTTGATTATGAGAAATTGGTTTTGTGCTCCATGCCATGACTCCTACAGGGGCAGCGGTAGAGTCAGCAAAGCGGCGGCTAATGATGCAGAGCATAGGCAAGAACTCACCTTCAGCTTGCTATGTATGCCAAAGAGAACATAACAAGCGTTAAGTGGTGACCGTGATTTCTAAAGATTGACATCTGATCTCATACTAAAATTGAATTTTGTCCAATCCGTACCAGCATCTCTAGAGGAGTATTGTCAAGTGTCCATTTACCATAAGGTTGTAAAGTATCTCTGCAGCGTTTCCTGCTTTTTTATATTTGTCAAAGAGCATAAACTCACTATGGAGTTCAGAAAAGATACAATATATTTAAGTACTGCCACGTTTAATACGTCGATCCTACTTATTTTTCTTTATGTAGTAATTTTTAAGGATTCATCCTACCATGATTTAATGTGATTCTAATTATCTACAGGAAACCTCTGTCTCTTTACCTCCTTTGAAATACCTCCATTTCTAGAATATCGTTATGGTTGATATATTAATGAGAAACTGATGTAACAACGAAAAATGCATTTTGTTGTATATAAACCTTCATCAATGCCAACCGCAGTCCTTTTCTCTGAGAGTGATATATAAATGGTGTTACCACTTCCTGCTTTCAAAAATAAAAGATATGTGTTAAAAATTTATTAGTCTTGCAATCAACAATGGTTCTTTTATATTTTGCATCACTAAATAAGTAAACAGATACATTAATGTGAATGCAATCATTTCTACTCCACGTTGACATCACGGGGTAGCCTAACAGGGGCAGCTGCGTGGCAACGCCGCGCTTAGTTTCTAGTTATGTAtcataatattaatattttttgtatatatatttggtcaaagttgagtATGTTTAATTTTTTGAAAAGTGAAAACGACAGTTAAAAAATAAACAGAGTAGGGCTCAAGTAAACCATATGTACAGGGAAAACCCGTCTGCGTCTCACCGATTGTGTGAAGCAGAGCTGTAGACTGGCATTACAGTCGGTAGCTGGGTCGTAGCTTGCGATTGCGGCGGACAGAAAGCTTTGGCGGCAGCCATATGATCTGACAACCGAgagagttttttatttttttgagaaTTGACGTCTGAGAAAGTTGTATACTTGCATCTCGTTGGAAGCCTGAGGTTGAGGGGTTAATTCCGCTCTATTGCAGTCGAAAGGCTGTCATGCTTCCTTCTCTAACCCTCACACCGTCTCACTTGGCGTGCCCTTCCACGAACCGTGGAGCCACGAGAGCGTACCATTTCATTTCTCGTCGTTACAAAAATGCAGCACAAGTAAAGCTGTCAGCGTGACGAAACAAAGAATCGAGGAAGCAAAATATCTTAACCGTTGCAACTGAAACTTAATTTAAGATCTTAGTCACCCTAATGACTCAATCAAGTCTTTATCCAGTCGAGATCAATCATAAAGAAAGATCGCATGAGTCTTTTCGTTATTTTGCTAAACGATCCGTGTGTCTTTTTTCCCCTACTATAGAGGTTGTAGAAGAAAAGAGATGGGCGCGCTACAGAATTTAtcacctttttttttgaaaaaaataaagaaaaagaacCATAATCATTTGCTTGTGCCTGTGGGATATGTGTGTGTTTCTGAGATCGTTCTGCATGGCTACTTGGGCTTGGAGGTTTCGATCTTGTGTTAGTGGGCCTTCGGGATTGCCCTTGTTGGGCCGGTAGGGGAAAAGGAACCCAGAAAGCTAGGCCAGCCGACTCTCCTTTCTCCTTTTTGCTAGGCCTTGCGCTCATCTTCTCCGGTGCGGCGAACTGATTCGCTGGGGCCTGGAGCCTGAGGCCGTCCGATCAGGATCTGCCGAGAGGAGTTGCTCTTGCGGGGAGGGAACACGGCGACGGGTGCTAtgtgcggagctctccgcctttGTGAAGACGCCGGAGCGACGTCGCCGAGAAGAAAGGGGAAGCGGAACGGGGAGGTGGCCGTGCCGGCGTGCCCTGCCCACGCCGCCTCGGGGAGCAGCGGTGCGGGATGTTCCTATTGCAAAGGTACATAACCCGCTAATGAAGCCGACTTGCAAGTATAACTCGTACAGAGTTCGAATTTGTCAGTATGGtcaatttgtttttcttcttctccaaaaGAGAGCCGGATAGCATCACAGTACCCCTAAAACGTAAATCGGAGAATAAACCTACTCTTACTTAGATGGAGAAAATTTATTCCTGTACTTCGCCCTAGCATAGTTGGGTCCATGGCGCCGCAACAGCGTGGACATCGGTGTCATGGCAGCTCGGCGCGTTGGAGTCCAGCGTAGTGGtgatgcagaggcgacggtgaggTCGGTGGTGGCTTTCCGTCGCTGACAGCACCGTCCCTTGATCGGTTAGCGTTTCACTGTGGGTGGGTTACGGCGACTCAGGTCAAAGCTCGTAGATAGAGCCCTGGTCCCCACCTCCCTTTATAGTGCTGTGTGACGGGGATCCGCCAACCATAGAGtgtttggacgcccccgatcaggatgcTGATCCAAGGGCTCAACTGGCCTGGTGGAAatcaaactaacattctcccccttgatatcaccttatttctaaaacttaacttacttattttatcttgttcccattccatcatagatcagtgcatagagcgtgcctcatcatcacggtctgttgccattaaattaaacagctacaacgtacctctctgttttgaaacagatactcaactagtcCCTTAGTATCTAGGAATTATAGACTTTCCCATAAAACTCATGTCGACTGTGCGTTCTCTAAACGCACTGAGTAGTTGGCCTTTGGTAAGAGAAACCCGCAAGTACtcactcggtacttatgtgctcaatgctttcaacatGATTATGGATTTTCTCTTTTACAACATATACCTTAGtgttaatgtgtttggcagcacacttgacttgttgtcttaggagttaacttattttaaatggttattgctgttgtctacCATTATTAAATCCGGGTATAAATTTTCCTAACCTCCTTTTGCctattccttaagcctcatgacaagctatactatggtatacaTCACTGATAACATCACAACTATTTCTTTAGAGCTTTTTtataataatactttaactgcgagtgttagcaactactgtagatttcactacacatctcgtcaagacttaacttttgtaccctcaactatttgagagttcttattctttcttactcagtatGAGGTCTATAATACTTTGCAAAACTGTAAGATATTCTTAACTCAattctagtgatctatatctaAACTGAACTTCTGTCAAAATATTTCGGATACTTAAACTACGTCAGAGTAAGTTCTTACTTATACTTGTACACTCagcaagcttccaacagctgaagcatatggaactatattcttttgatcgatctcatatcggttcctagaaCATTTAAAGTtctcaaatctattacccttgactataggagcaggcgtagttTTACTCGTATGCATACTTTatttttta harbors:
- the LOC136540560 gene encoding uncharacterized protein; the encoded protein is MSFGAVDMEEESGAAAAAAAAEEIRRLPAEVNWEMLDKSRFFVLGAALFSGVSAALYPAVVVKTHLQVAPPPQAATATATAAAILRRDGLRGFYRGFGASLAGTVPARALYMAALEATKSSVGSAAVRLGVSEPTASAVASAAAGVSAAVAAQVVWTPVDVMSQRLMVQTAASCRYRGGADAFRKILLADGVRGLYRGFGLSILTYAPSNAVWWSTYAVAQRCLWRAVGHERSESCTSLMAVQGASAAVAGAASALVTMPLDTVKTRLQVMEADAAARPTLASTVRGLLKEGGWAACYRGLGPRWGSMSLSAATMVTTYEFLKRLSAKEGSLG